The genomic region TATCGGTGATGTAAAAGTATTTGTACCAGAGGATATGGATCTGGGTGTGACAGTGACGACGAATTCATTCATTGGAGACATGTCATTGTTGAACCAGAAACGCGGCGGATTCCTAAGTAGTGCTCAAGCTGAAACTGCTCATTATCGTGAAGCCAGCAAAAAGGTGCGGATTATTGTAAGTGTGTTTATCGGAGACGTCAAAGTCAATAAGGTGGGTTAATGCATGATCCGAACAATTCTCAAGGCCAATAAGTGGGAACTGATGATGTATTTTGCGCTAACCGGTCTGATTACGCTGGGTGGATTCTATCTATTGTATGGAGAGGTATTGATGGGGGCTGGACGTCAGCGGGCATGGACCTATGTTGCCGTTGTTGTGCTGGCCACCGTTATCACCGGATACATTGCTGCTTTGCGGCTTCAGCGCAAGATCGATTTGCTTGATCTCAACATGTTGAAAGTGTCCAAAGGCAATCTGGCGGTGCGCATGCCTGAAGCGGATGATGCTTCGTTCGGTCGTGTATATCAGGAGTTCAATGTCATGATGGATTCAATTGAGAAAAAGATGAGACTGCTTCAGCGCCTCGGTGAGCAGGAAGTCATTGAGAAGGAGCAAGCCTCGGAACGGGCTGTGATTGAAGAGCGCAAACGAATGGCAAGGGATCTCCATGACACGGTTAGCCAGCAGCTGTTTGCCATGCATATGTCGGCTTCATCCTTGCCGCGTTTGCTGGAGATGAATCCGGAGCATGGCGGGAAAGTACTGGACCAGTTGATTCAGATGTCACATGTTGCACAACGGCAGATGCGAGGACTGATTGCCCAACTTCGACCGGTGGAGCTGGAAGGGCGTGATCTCACCGCTGCACTGGATAGCTGGTTTCCCGACTATTGCAGGCAGAATGGTCTCAAAGGTGTGAAAGAGCTGGAACTGGATGGCGGAATCTCGGATGCCATTGAGCACCAGCTGTTTCTTGTTATTCAGGAGGCGGTTGCCAATGTCGTGAAGCATGCAGAGGCAGGACTGGTCAGTCTGTCCATACGGGAGAGTGAACATCAGATCAGCATGAGCATCAGCGATGATGGCCAGGGATTTTTGCAGCAAGCCGAGCGTCCAGGGTCTTATGGATTATCCACCATGCGTGAACGGGCAGAGAAGCTTGGGGGGCAAGTTCAGATTATATCGAAGCCGGGAGCGGGAACAACGGTACGGGTATTCATCCCGAAATTCCCGAACGTTCCTGAGTGAACTAGAGGGGGAGACGGAATGAGCGGTAAAGTAAACGTGATGATT from Paenibacillus sp. FSL R5-0341 harbors:
- a CDS encoding sensor histidine kinase; the encoded protein is MIRTILKANKWELMMYFALTGLITLGGFYLLYGEVLMGAGRQRAWTYVAVVVLATVITGYIAALRLQRKIDLLDLNMLKVSKGNLAVRMPEADDASFGRVYQEFNVMMDSIEKKMRLLQRLGEQEVIEKEQASERAVIEERKRMARDLHDTVSQQLFAMHMSASSLPRLLEMNPEHGGKVLDQLIQMSHVAQRQMRGLIAQLRPVELEGRDLTAALDSWFPDYCRQNGLKGVKELELDGGISDAIEHQLFLVIQEAVANVVKHAEAGLVSLSIRESEHQISMSISDDGQGFLQQAERPGSYGLSTMRERAEKLGGQVQIISKPGAGTTVRVFIPKFPNVPE